Proteins encoded by one window of Heterodontus francisci isolate sHetFra1 unplaced genomic scaffold, sHetFra1.hap1 HAP1_SCAFFOLD_654, whole genome shotgun sequence:
- the LOC137362833 gene encoding probable G-protein coupled receptor 139, producing VNLLTIGILSRGKCGLSKCVTRYLVAMSAADLLVIILDLIFRHIPIVYYEQFQFLWYIPVCNIHAVLLYTVTDCSVWFTVTFTFDRFVAICCQNLKSKYCSEKTCAVVVGTVSVLSCLKNIFWYFMFTGRYLLGNTPWFCLVTEDVQDSRVWGTIEFLHNILTPVIPFVLILLLNALTVRHILVSSRGRRRLRAHSSGESHRDPEMESRRKSIILLLVISGNFMLLWALLMVYSIWYRMTWMGYRSVYLPQFLMELSFMLQLLSCSTNTVIYAVTQTQFREQVKN from the coding sequence gttaacttgctgacgattgggatcctgtctcggggaaagtgcggtctctccaaatgtgtcactcggtacctggtggccatgtcagcggcggatctactggtcattatcctggacctgatattcagacacattcccattgtttattatgaacagtttcagttcctgtggtacatccccgtgtgtaatatccacgccgtcctgctttacacagtcacagactgttctgtctggttcaccgtcactttcacctttgatcgatttgtggccatttgttgtcagaatctgaaaagtaaatattgcagtgagaaaacatgtgctgtggttgtgggaacggtgagtgtgctgagctgtttaaagaacatcttctggtattttatgttcacgggtcggtatttGCTGGGGAACACCCCCTGGTTTTGTTTGGTAACAGAGGATGTTCaggattctcgtgtctggggaacaatcgagttcctccacaacattctaaccccggtcatcccatttgtgctgattctgctgctcaacgctctcaccgtcagacacattttagtgagcagcagaggacgcaggagactccgggctcacagcagtggggagagtcacagagaccccgagatggagagtcgaaggaaatctatcattttactgttagttatctctggtaatttcatgctgttgtgggccctgttaatggtgtattctatatggtacCGGATGACCTGgatgggttatcggtctgtttatctccctcagtttctgatggaattgtccttcatgctccagctcctgagctgctccacaaacactgtgatttacgccgtgacccagactcagttcagagagcaggtgaagaat